The DNA segment TTGATCGGCGCGAAGTTCAGAATCGCCTTGATATTGCAGTGTACCACATGATCGACGATTCCCTGTGCTGCGGCAGCAGGCACGGCAATAATCACGACCTCGATCTTGTACTTTTGCAGTTCTTCTTCCAGATGCTCCATCCCGAGCACCGTGATCCCCTTGTGATTCGACCCAATCTTACGCTGATCCGAGTCGAAGAGCGCCTTGATGACAAACCCTTGCCGCTGGAACTCCTTGTACGACACCAGAGCCGAACCGATATTGCCCACCCCGATCAGCGCCACGTTCCAGGTGCGGTCGATGCCGAGGATCTTGGCGATCCGCGCCTTCAACTCCTTTACCGGATATCCTAACCCGCGCGTGCCGAACGACCCGAAGAACGACAAGTCCTTCCGCACCTGCGCCGGCGTCAGCTTCTCCCGCTTGGCCAGCTCCTTTGATGAAATCGTCTCGTAATGCTCTTTTTCGAGAATATTCAGTGCCCGGTAATAATGGGAAAGTCGATGAATTGTCGATTCCGATATCTTGCGCTCTCTCATAGTCTCCCAGTCACCGTTTTCCGCATCGAAAAAATGTGAAAGCTTTCACAAAAAATATCTCCTCACACAATCTCGGTCAAGCATAATTTTTGCATCTTCGACCGCATTTGTCGCCGAATATACCGTCATCTACTGCCAAATCGTCACAAAGTTGTCATAAAACTGCCGGAAATATTGAGGCGGTCCCCATGCCCGGAAACCGCCTCGCCCACTAACCACGGAAAGGTTGCTTGTCAATGCACCGTAATGCTCAACTTTAGAAGCACTTGGTCGCTGTTGTAGTCGCATAGCAGTCGATAACGGGTGTTGGCCGTCAGCGATGCTGTCACTCCGAGTGCATCCATAATGATATCGCGATACGACCACCCCTCCCGATAGGCGTCATCGTATTCCTTGAACAGCCCGAACGTCATCACCAGGGCGCCGGCAGCATACTTGTTCATGAACTGGCTCAAAGCCGAGGTCGAGCCCATCGAGCCCATCATGTGAGTCCACTTGTCTGGAGCCTCGATCTCCCAGTTGTTGCGGTCAACGTAGAACCAGTAGTCCTTGCTGTCGGGCAGCCGTTTGAACTGACCGTCCTTGGGGTATTTCCCCGCGGCTGCCGACGGAACCAACATCAGTATCAATACCATAATGCCGATAATCGTCAGCAACACTGGCAGAGGTCTTTCGTACATTCGTTTCATAACCTCTTGCTGATGACGCAGAGGTCGTGCCGAACCGAAACACGATCGAAGTTGTTGTTTTATTTCGACTTAACTGGTTTCCCGCAGGTGCAAGTCGTTGCACAGCTGAAGGAGCTTACACAATTTCCTCGCTTCGGCGCAGTAAGACTATCACGAGGTGGTTGCCGCAGAACAGGTTGGATTCTCTATTGGCGCCCAAGAAATTTCCCGAATGCAGCCGCGCAGTCGAGTATAATGTGATGTACAGCGCATGACGATCAATCAAAGGTAAGTGCGGTAAAGAGTACCCAAGCAGGAAGGCAGTCATATGTGTGGAATAGTTGCCTATATTGGCAAGCGCCCGGCCAGTCCGATTCTGATCAACGGCCTCAAACGCCTGGAGTATCGCGGCTATGACTCCGCCGGAATCGCTCTGATCGAAGACGGTCAGGTGATTTTCGAAAAGGCTGCCGGGAAGATCCGGGTGCTCGAAGATCTCATCGAAGGCAAGTCGTTCCAGGCTACGGCAG comes from the Candidatus Zixiibacteriota bacterium genome and includes:
- a CDS encoding redox-sensing transcriptional repressor Rex, which encodes MRERKISESTIHRLSHYYRALNILEKEHYETISSKELAKREKLTPAQVRKDLSFFGSFGTRGLGYPVKELKARIAKILGIDRTWNVALIGVGNIGSALVSYKEFQRQGFVIKALFDSDQRKIGSNHKGITVLGMEHLEEELQKYKIEVVIIAVPAAAAQGIVDHVVHCNIKAILNFAPIKLKVPDDVEVRTENMAMELEHLSFTLVNSRSKSERKKS